A single genomic interval of Schistocerca piceifrons isolate TAMUIC-IGC-003096 unplaced genomic scaffold, iqSchPice1.1 HiC_scaffold_2179, whole genome shotgun sequence harbors:
- the LOC124742187 gene encoding piggyBac transposable element-derived protein 4-like → MSRRGLRDEEIERLLCEIPSDEDSTVDTTDDESDYEASIVAEAIVSSEGEVSESEEESESTPPKRAADTAPTWGQQFNATSGMQFDSESGPSAFIRDIDDPEPIDIFEKIFPKELVQLIVFQTNLYATQSGKSFTPTTDNEIRTFLGINILMGIKRMPAYRDYWSSAPELHDRYIASLMAVNRFGWLLRNIHLNDNTLHPEKGHPGYDKLYKLRPVIKILSESFSKCYQPSKHLAIDESMIKFKGRNSMKQYMRDKPIKRGYKVWMLCDKTSYNLKFDIYTGK, encoded by the coding sequence atgtcaagaagaggcttacgagatgaagaaatcgaacgattattgtgtgaaattccatcagacgaggattccactgttgacaccacagatgacgaatctgattatgaagcaagcattgttgcggaggctattgtgtcgtctgaaggcgaagtttcagagagcgaggaagaaagtgagtccactccgccaaaacgcgctgctgacacagcgccaacttggggacaacaattcaatgctacctcaggaatgcagttcgacagtgaatcaggaccaagtgcttttattagggacattgatgatccagaacctatcgatatattcgaaaaaatatttccaaaagagctagttcagctaatcgttttccaaacaaatttatatgcgacgcaatctggcaagtctttcactccaacaactgacaatgaaatacgaactttcctgggaatcaacattttgatgggtataaagcgtatgccagcatacagagactactggtctagtgccccagaacttcatgatcgttatattgcatctctgatggcagtaaatcggtttggatggttactgaggaacattcatctgaatgataacacattgcatccagaaaaaggacacccaggttatgacaaactgtacaagctgcgaccagtgatcaagatactatctgaatctttttccaagtgttaccaacccagcaaacacctagcaattgatgagtcaatgatcaaattcaaaggccgcaacagtatgaaacaatacatgagagataaacccataaagcgtggttacaaagtgtggatgctgtgtgacaagacctcttacaacttgaaatttgatatttacaccggaaaa